GAATCATAAAAAGTATACCTTAAAAATAAGGTAAGAGAGAGTATGTCAAATTccttatattttaaatttgaGTGAACACATAACTAAATCTGTGATTTAGTATTTACATATAAgcatttatttttatataaactaTAAAAAGTTATAAATTTAATTCTTTGTTGGTAAAATATTAAACACTATACCCGTAAAAAATTGTTTAAACAAAAATTGGAAAATACCTAAAATAGTTAAAAATGAACAGCCCCCATAGAAAATAAAGTATGTATAACAAAACACTTGGAGAAAACATCAATTTTGCATCACAAAAGATTTATGAAGAATGAAAACTTCATTCTCGATTCTACGAGAATTTTTATGAAAGCCTTTCATTTGTTTCTCTTTGATGGAAGTTTGATTTTCCCGGAATGTATCCTAATTTTTGGCCTAATTCTTCTTTCTTGCCATAATGGTTCAGTTCCTATATATCTAGTaactaattttataaatttcaatTTCAAAATTTGTGTTAATTCAGCCTATCAACGGGCTATTTTGATCCAAACTAAAACAAGAACAGAAGCCTGCCAGAGTCCAATGTCATGGCCTCATGGTTTCATAGGAAAGAAGTGAGAAgagtcattttatgcactttgaAAAAGTACTTTATCATAAATTGAGGCCCAAAAAAATCATAAATTTTCCTTCAAACTACGACAGCAGGGAGTTTTCGTTCCTTTATTTGTCCCTTTAATTTTTTAAGTTTCAACAATTTTATTTTTGACCAAAAGTTTCAACAGCTTCACACTTGCTCTGTTTTACATTAAAGAtcatatatattaaatatattaaacTACTATGAAACCTTTGTTTTTTATTATTAGAAGAGCGACGAAAATATAAAGAATGCGATATTACATAAAAGATTTGATTGAAATTCATAATCAAATTTGCAAACAATCAACATAAATCAGGCATCAGTAactttttttttatattatttatttgttTATGCAATGATGTAGTCTACTTTCTTTTATATTAATTATCTAATTTATTTGTTTTTATACCATATGAACCCAACTTTCAATTTTCTGAATATTGATTACATTTGATTTTAAGTATAGAAGAGTAAAAATAATAATTCAACTAACACCACATAATGTACTCAGGTCCCATTCAAGTGCCATTACACAATATTTTCCTCGTCGAAACAAAAGGTTACAGGAAAAAAAACTAAAGGAAAAGAGAGAATGTAACAACTTCATCCCATGCGGTAGCTAATTACTTGATTATAAAAATTCACAACAATTCACATACATTAAAGATCAGTATATCATTACATATATATTTCCATGCCAATATACTTAGAAGACTGACACAAGGGACAATGACTAAGCCTACTTTCACATTCTTTACAGACACAGAGATGCTTGCAAGGTAGCAGAAGCATACTCACTTCACTGACTCTACACACCTTACAAGTCATTAATGCCTTCATTTCATTGTTATCCTTGCAAAGCAGATGAAAGTTGAGAGCAGGACGACCATTACAGCACGAAGCGGTGTCATCAACCTCACTGTCACCACAACCTTCTTTGCTGTCTCTACTTTTTGCATACACTTGCTGAAGGTTAAAACTAAGGGTATTGATCATGCTTTCGTTGTACTTTGCCCTTTGCTGCCAAGCATTGGCCTCTATGGCCAATTGTTCAATGTGCGATTCAAGCTCAGCATTCTTCTTGTTAATGCTCTCTACCTCAGCATCTTTCTCGCGAAATTTTTGAAGGAACTTTTCTTCAATATATGAGATTGCTTGGAGTTGGTTCGCCTGCACTTTCTCTAGCACCGACTGCCTGAGCCGATCACCCTACCAGAGAAAAACAACAAAGTTTTCATATATTTGCAATTTTTTACTAAAGAAAGTATAATGAAGCATCTCATGTCATTTTTTAAGCCTCCCAGCATAATTTATTAAAGTGGAAACCGAAAGAAGACTAGCCGCAGCCTTCTATTTTAACCTTTGTCAAGTTCAAGTTTCAGAAATACAAAAATAATAGCATACTATTAGGCACTAGCTAACTGATATTCCTCGCAAAATATCAGAGTTGAGTGGATTTTTTAACCATCTCTCATCCGTTTTTTATTGCACCTATTCCTAAACCTCAAAAGTCAGAACTTTGTGTTCTTCAATCCCCTCTTCCCAACAATTCCAACCCTAAAAAAAGTCTGGCCCAAACAATATGTATAACAATCAAAGTGTAGCTTAAGATCTGGCGAGAGATATTGCACTGTTCAATGTGGATAgtgataaaaataaaaaaaaaatattactcCAAGTATTTTTACATTCCCACTTGACATAAATTTCTTGACCATCAATTCACATGTTAAAGGAAACAAGCCACAAAGGTCATTCTTGGATACAAGAGTACTGTAAGAAACTAAACCGATTAGTACTCGAAGAGGGGTTGTGAGTGTATATTAGTCCTGAATGGTTAAGACATAGGAGTGTATATTGGGCCTGGATGTTTATTCTACCCCAGATCTAATATGAAAGACCAAATTAGACGAAGTCATTTAGCTCAGTCCGTTTTCCTAACTCAAAGATGCCCGTGCTAATGCTACAAAAGTTTCCCACTTAAAGATCTACCATCATCCAAGTAATAGTAATCAAATTTAGCCAGCATGTATACTTCAAGTTATACAGGCAAAAAATTTGTGAAAGGTACCACATGttcaagaaagaaaagaaattatATATTACTACTAAAATGTCTTTCACCTCGGGTCATTCTAACAAGCTAACACTACTTTCCTTCACTGAGACTAATGCTGTCAAATCCATAGCTGTAAATGATAGCTTTCCCCAAAATTGGGCATGATAAAAACACCTAGTCTAATTCATACTTAAAAAGGCCACAATGATAAAGCGTATACTATCCATATATTACCACGATACGGCATCAAAAAGAATTAAGATGCTAAAGTTGCAAGTTACTAGCAAAATATAAACAGCTAAACGATTATTCGAACCATACCAAACGCAGGTAAAAACACGTAATCCGTAACAAAAATGTGTAACACGTAACAAAAACACAAAATCCACAATCAACATAAAGATATTTAAAAGAAAACAAACTTGTAGCTTGATATATTGATATCAGCATCAAGTCTCTGCAACAGAAACTCAATAGCATCACCAATGAGAGCCAATAAAGGGCATGATAAAACCACCAAGTCTAAGTTATACTTAAAAAGGCCACAACAATATAGTGTACACTATCTATAAGATCTTTATTACCACGACAAAGCATCATAAAAatatttgagattctaaagttGCAAGTTACTAGCAATCTACAAACAGTTCAACGATATTCAAACTAAACCAATCGCAAGTAAAATCCAACTaaaaacacaaaataacatgaCAACAACACAATATCCAATTACGATAAAGAGGTTAAAAAGAAAACAAACTTGTAGTTTAATGTATTTATCGATCTCAGCATCATGTCTCTGCAACTGAAGCTCAATATCATCCCCAATAAGAGCCAGCAACGGGGAATCACCCGAAGAGTTTAACCGCCCATTATCGAGAGATAAACCTAACCCCGTAGACACCGACCTCGGTTGCAAGAAATCAACCGAAGAAATCTGAGAATTATTATTATTCTCCAAGAAATCCTGCTCTTTCGGCCTCTTTTTCTCGGGCTCAAACCCGTAATTCCATTGTAATTCATTACTTACATCCGGCGTTGGCACCGGTCCCGGTGCTAAGCCTACCACATGAACTTCAACAACACAATTTCAATTTATATTcacataaatataaataattaataaattaaattaaattaaattaattaatatgaAGCAATTGATGTACTTACAGGGAGGGATGTAAGGGGGGTGATGAGAGTGATCCTGGCCGTTGAAATAGTTGATCGGAGGTGAAATCTGACCGTTGATATTGTAAATATCTCTGTAATAGAAGAAGAgtaaaaattagggttttgaaaatAAAATTAGAAATGAAATTGATGATTGAAATTGAATAAAAATGTACCTGAAAGTGTTGGATTGTGGTTGCTGGTGTTGGAATTGGTGGGGAGGTATGGCCATGGGGAGATAGATATAGAGAGAGGGGTTGTGTGAAATATTTGGGGGAGAAATGATCGAGAGAGATCTCgagatcgagagagagagagagggagagagatttCGGGTTTTATTTGCTGCTCTCGCTGTTTATGATGCGGTTTCTGGGCTTTCGTTTACTGGGCCGATGTGCATTTTTGTTCAGAAAGTTTATTCACTCATTGGGTTTATTACTTTCTCACTTCGGCCATGTTTATTTTATGCTATGCATAGAATAGTGTTTGTTAGAGCAAGTCCGATGTAACTGCAAGATACAAAATATATATAGTTATTGCTATAATTTGGTATCAAAAAGAGTTATTTCgtactaaaataaaatttcgatTCCAATACTAGATgtattttaaaatcaaatattttctTATTTATCTAAATTTTGTCACTTTGCATTAAGTTTTATTTAAAGTACAACAACGTGCATCTAATTTGTAGTAGTATAATGATTTTGCAAGATGCATAAATACATCCTTGGTTTCAAATTTAAAACCAAGAATGCATATATGCATATTTGTATTCAAATATAAAACTACTTTGGAGTTGAAATTTTTGACATTTGATTTTAAATTATAGAATTGACATTCCTTATAGCATTGCATTGAACTTGCTCTTAGGAGTGTTTGATTCAACAATATTGGGTATATGAAGTTGTAATGAATAAAATTCATATTATATGTTTAGttgaaatttttttattttaaaccTTATTCCTCAAATCATGAGTTATAGGATTTAGAAATAAGTTTAAATTAAACCCTTGAATATCATTTATCACACAAGTTACGTgtatttcatttttttttctcaccGGACTTGCCCTCGTCCCTGCCTCACTCCAAGGAGAGgacatgtatattttattttcttggatactaaagtaaaaatatttataatcttatattttaataaaaaaagaatatctaatttttcataaaaaaaattgtaattttactatcttctgaaat
The sequence above is drawn from the Apium graveolens cultivar Ventura chromosome 2, ASM990537v1, whole genome shotgun sequence genome and encodes:
- the LOC141706847 gene encoding putative BOI-related E3 ubiquitin-protein ligase 3 isoform X2, with the protein product MAIPPHQFQHQQPQSNTFRDIYNINGQISPPINYFNGQDHSHHPPYIPPCLAPGPVPTPDVSNELQWNYGFEPEKKRPKEQDFLENNNNSQISSVDFLQPRSVSTGLGLSLDNGRLNSSGDSPLLALIGDDIELQLQRHDAEIDKYIKLQGDRLRQSVLEKVQANQLQAISYIEEKFLQKFREKDAEVESINKKNAELESHIEQLAIEANAWQQRAKYNESMINTLSFNLQQVYAKSRDSKEGCGDSEVDDTASCCNGRPALNFHLLCKDNNEMKALMTCKVCRVSEVSMLLLPCKHLCVCKECESRLSHCPLCQSSKYIGMEIYM
- the LOC141706847 gene encoding putative BOI-related E3 ubiquitin-protein ligase 3 isoform X1; amino-acid sequence: MAIPPHQFQHQQPQSNTFRDIYNINGQISPPINYFNGQDHSHHPPYIPPFHVVGLAPGPVPTPDVSNELQWNYGFEPEKKRPKEQDFLENNNNSQISSVDFLQPRSVSTGLGLSLDNGRLNSSGDSPLLALIGDDIELQLQRHDAEIDKYIKLQGDRLRQSVLEKVQANQLQAISYIEEKFLQKFREKDAEVESINKKNAELESHIEQLAIEANAWQQRAKYNESMINTLSFNLQQVYAKSRDSKEGCGDSEVDDTASCCNGRPALNFHLLCKDNNEMKALMTCKVCRVSEVSMLLLPCKHLCVCKECESRLSHCPLCQSSKYIGMEIYM